In the Pseudomonas sp. ADAK2 genome, one interval contains:
- a CDS encoding AzlD domain-containing protein, protein MPDQTFLILVVVLMMAVTFLPRALPLQVNTDHWPPFVARALEYLPVAIVAAISLTPLLIKDQHVQLDRPEFYAAIPTLLCAYFSKNLFLSVAVGTAAYIALGSFM, encoded by the coding sequence ATGCCTGACCAAACGTTCCTGATCCTGGTCGTGGTGCTGATGATGGCCGTGACCTTCCTGCCGCGCGCATTGCCGCTGCAGGTGAACACCGACCACTGGCCACCGTTTGTTGCAAGGGCGTTGGAATACCTGCCAGTGGCGATCGTCGCTGCGATCAGCCTTACGCCCTTGTTGATCAAGGACCAGCATGTGCAGCTCGATCGCCCGGAATTCTATGCAGCGATTCCGACGTTGTTATGTGCGTATTTCAGCAAAAACCTCTTTCTCAGTGTGGCGGTCGGGACGGCTGCGTACATTGCGCTCGGCTCGTTCATGTAG
- a CDS encoding AzlC family ABC transporter permease — protein MNETSSSQPLMVEPQPSRTFAEASPVVAGYFTVSFVFGLMAVNAGLPVWLPVAMCLFVYAGASQFAALALISSGASLTTIILTTFLINARHMLMSVYMAKALRALGLSRFERWCYAGGLTDESFAFHSVKLGSGAPVNVRYLIGFNLFCHTSWVLGGLLGAICAQYASHLIKYQLDYALTAMMLYVLVSLCNTRNKLIAALAAVACMGALSLVGSSPFNVFIATFVGCGVGVCLTKRS, from the coding sequence ATGAATGAGACGTCCAGCAGCCAGCCGCTGATGGTCGAGCCACAGCCTTCGCGCACGTTTGCAGAAGCCAGTCCGGTAGTGGCCGGCTACTTCACGGTGTCGTTTGTGTTTGGCTTGATGGCCGTCAACGCGGGGTTGCCTGTGTGGTTGCCGGTCGCAATGTGCCTGTTCGTGTATGCCGGGGCTTCGCAGTTCGCCGCGTTGGCGCTGATCTCCAGCGGCGCCTCGCTGACCACGATTATCCTCACCACGTTTTTGATCAACGCGCGGCACATGCTGATGTCGGTTTACATGGCCAAGGCCTTGCGGGCGTTGGGGCTAAGTCGTTTTGAGCGTTGGTGTTATGCCGGCGGACTGACCGATGAATCCTTCGCTTTCCACAGCGTGAAACTGGGCAGCGGCGCGCCGGTCAATGTGCGTTACCTGATCGGCTTCAACCTGTTTTGCCACACCTCGTGGGTGCTTGGTGGATTGCTCGGGGCGATCTGCGCGCAGTACGCGTCGCACTTGATCAAATATCAACTCGACTATGCCCTGACCGCGATGATGCTCTACGTGCTGGTGTCGCTGTGCAACACCCGCAACAAGCTGATCGCCGCACTGGCCGCAGTCGCCTGCATGGGCGCCTTGAGCCTGGTCGGCAGCTCGCCATTCAACGTATTTATCGCCACATTTGTGGGTTGCGGGGTGGGTGTATGCCTGACCAAACGTTCCTGA
- a CDS encoding GNAT family N-acetyltransferase, which translates to MDSPSTSVMMWRANAKDAVRLERFFRQFDEVSFCDWQDAKCLRGVLVQKTTTAYLALDLSGEVVGAVLGGMLGSRGTINHLAVSPLYRAQGVGQRLVEAASADMKRVGVLRMFLFVDDANLAGKRFWTAQGFCEPRGETTFERDL; encoded by the coding sequence ATGGACAGCCCCTCCACATCAGTGATGATGTGGCGGGCCAACGCAAAGGATGCCGTGCGCCTGGAGCGCTTCTTTCGGCAGTTCGACGAAGTGTCGTTCTGCGACTGGCAGGATGCCAAATGCCTGCGCGGTGTGTTGGTGCAGAAAACCACCACCGCGTACCTGGCGCTCGACCTCAGCGGCGAAGTGGTCGGCGCGGTGCTGGGCGGTATGCTCGGCAGCCGTGGCACCATCAACCACTTGGCGGTGAGCCCGCTTTATCGCGCCCAAGGCGTGGGCCAGCGCCTGGTGGAAGCGGCTTCGGCGGACATGAAACGCGTGGGTGTACTGCGGATGTTCCTGTTCGTCGACGATGCTAACCTTGCCGGCAAACGTTTTTGGACTGCCCAGGGTTTTTGCGAGCCGCGTGGCGAAACGACCTTTGAGAGGGACCTATGA
- a CDS encoding 2OG-Fe dioxygenase family protein, translated as MIVLNREVGESLRRDKFVNVQGGDFNLYGHFADFVRLTKSWENMEPDSYYGQAESGMRFRRYSDFEYNPVTRELTQLEHRAYVQSKANNSYVGGMVRHFQDFSDEVINSPVMRSLIDIDFEVYKNVLPPELHDEIWQCQIHQIRIEIKPGKQLEITPEGIHCDGYPFSGVHFWGRNNVDGAESRLYSAHEEQLASTTYQEILDTTFFLDRDMRHYVTPARNTHSHDMAYRQILAISFSRPGTAFDIVR; from the coding sequence ATGATCGTGTTAAACAGAGAAGTTGGCGAATCGCTAAGACGCGACAAATTTGTCAACGTCCAGGGTGGTGACTTCAATCTCTACGGTCATTTTGCCGACTTCGTCCGACTGACCAAAAGTTGGGAAAACATGGAACCGGACAGCTACTACGGCCAGGCCGAATCCGGTATGCGTTTTCGTCGCTACAGTGACTTCGAATACAACCCGGTAACCCGCGAGCTGACGCAACTGGAGCATCGGGCCTATGTTCAGTCCAAGGCCAACAACAGCTACGTCGGCGGCATGGTTCGCCACTTCCAGGACTTCTCCGACGAAGTGATCAACTCGCCGGTAATGCGCAGCCTGATCGACATCGATTTTGAAGTGTATAAAAACGTGCTGCCGCCGGAGTTGCACGATGAAATCTGGCAATGCCAGATCCATCAGATCCGTATCGAGATCAAGCCAGGCAAGCAACTGGAAATCACCCCCGAAGGCATTCATTGCGACGGTTATCCGTTCAGCGGCGTGCACTTCTGGGGACGCAACAATGTGGACGGTGCCGAAAGCCGTCTCTACAGCGCCCACGAAGAGCAACTGGCGTCGACGACGTATCAGGAAATCCTCGACACCACGTTCTTCCTCGACCGCGACATGCGCCACTACGTAACCCCGGCCCGCAATACCCATTCCCACGACATGGCGTACCGGCAAATCCTGGCGATTTCCTTCTCGCGGCCCGGGACCGCTTTCGACATTGTTCGCTGA
- a CDS encoding OprD family porin, translated as MLNKRISLIALGMLSATQAMANDQAETKGFVEDSSLKVLLRNAYINRDYKDGNPDRSEWGQAAIGTFSSGFTQGTVGVGVDAFGLYALNLERSEDRSGAQGIDFFKKGDSGNPANDLSKGGAAVKFRLSSTTLTYGDQMPELPVLNYDNSRLLPESYTGTLITSKEIKGLVLNAGRFTAESRKSAEGRDSGGLKSINVLGGSYQFTEQFKAAVYASDVEDVLKKQYVNANYVFPIDKDQSLTLDFNGYRTKLDNSYVRENGITGDDNKIWSLAATFATGPHSFTIAHQRSTGDSNLGYAYGGYQKDQGRVGDGGNTIYLANSYWSDFNAEDERSWQLGYGLDFSTFGIPGLSYNVAYVRGDNITTSTSEGGTEREIFNQFKYVVQSGPAKDLSVKLRSSILRVSQKSSEYNVSGNELRVFVDYPINIF; from the coding sequence ATGTTGAATAAGCGAATCAGCCTGATCGCTCTGGGGATGTTGAGCGCTACACAGGCCATGGCTAACGACCAGGCCGAAACCAAGGGATTTGTTGAAGACAGCAGCCTCAAAGTGCTGCTGCGCAACGCCTACATCAATCGTGACTACAAGGACGGCAACCCGGATAGATCCGAGTGGGGCCAAGCGGCCATCGGTACGTTCTCGTCCGGTTTCACCCAAGGCACCGTCGGTGTCGGCGTCGACGCTTTCGGTCTGTACGCACTTAACCTGGAGCGCAGCGAAGACCGCAGCGGTGCCCAGGGTATCGACTTCTTCAAGAAGGGCGACAGCGGCAACCCGGCCAACGACCTGTCCAAGGGCGGCGCAGCGGTCAAATTCCGTCTGTCCAGCACCACGCTGACCTACGGCGACCAGATGCCGGAATTGCCGGTGCTGAACTACGACAACTCGCGCCTGCTGCCAGAAAGCTACACCGGCACCCTGATCACCTCCAAGGAGATCAAAGGCCTGGTCCTGAACGCCGGTCGCTTCACCGCCGAGTCGCGTAAAAGCGCGGAAGGTCGTGACAGCGGTGGCTTGAAGTCGATCAACGTGTTGGGCGGCAGCTACCAGTTCACCGAGCAGTTCAAGGCTGCGGTCTACGCTTCCGACGTCGAAGACGTGCTGAAGAAGCAATACGTGAACGCTAACTACGTGTTCCCGATCGACAAGGATCAGTCCCTGACCCTGGACTTCAACGGCTATCGCACCAAGCTGGACAATTCCTACGTCCGCGAAAACGGTATCACCGGCGACGACAACAAAATCTGGAGCCTGGCCGCGACCTTCGCCACCGGCCCGCACTCGTTCACCATCGCGCATCAGCGCAGCACCGGCGACAGCAACCTGGGCTACGCCTACGGCGGCTATCAGAAAGACCAGGGGCGTGTCGGCGACGGTGGCAACACCATCTACCTGGCCAACTCCTACTGGTCCGACTTCAACGCCGAAGACGAACGCAGCTGGCAGCTGGGCTACGGCCTGGACTTCAGCACTTTCGGTATTCCGGGCCTGAGCTACAACGTGGCTTACGTGCGCGGCGACAACATCACCACCTCTACCAGCGAGGGCGGTACCGAGCGCGAAATCTTCAACCAGTTCAAGTACGTCGTGCAAAGCGGCCCGGCCAAAGACCTGAGCGTGAAGTTGCGCAGCTCGATCCTGCGTGTGTCGCAGAAGTCCAGCGAGTACAACGTCAGCGGTAACGAACTGCGCGTGTTCGTCGATTACCCGATCAACATCTTCTGA
- a CDS encoding DsbA family protein — MNLHYIYDPLCGWCYGAEPLVQAAQIVLPVIAHGGGMMTGANRQTVSPQLRNYVMPHDRRIAEFTGQPFGEAYFEGLLRDETAVFDSAPPIAAVLAAEQIAGRGLELLGRLQSAHYLEGRRIADEAVLFELATGLGLEPHAFESAFHAADTERHIKESRALLADVGGQGFPTFVLELNGQFTLIDIGPWIGKPEAFAAWLRQSLPAPASAPEFQACGLGGCIH; from the coding sequence ATGAACCTTCACTACATTTACGACCCGTTGTGCGGCTGGTGCTACGGCGCCGAACCTTTGGTGCAAGCGGCCCAGATCGTCCTGCCGGTGATCGCCCACGGCGGCGGCATGATGACCGGTGCCAATCGCCAGACCGTTTCGCCACAACTGCGCAACTACGTGATGCCCCACGACCGGCGCATTGCCGAATTCACCGGCCAGCCGTTTGGTGAAGCGTATTTCGAAGGTTTGTTGCGCGACGAAACGGCGGTTTTTGATTCCGCTCCGCCGATTGCCGCCGTGCTCGCCGCCGAGCAGATCGCCGGGCGCGGACTGGAATTGCTGGGGCGTTTGCAGAGCGCTCATTATCTGGAAGGACGGCGCATCGCTGATGAAGCGGTCCTGTTTGAGCTCGCGACAGGCCTGGGCCTCGAACCGCACGCCTTCGAGAGTGCTTTCCACGCAGCCGATACTGAGCGCCATATCAAAGAGAGCCGGGCACTGCTGGCCGACGTCGGCGGTCAGGGTTTCCCGACTTTCGTTTTGGAATTGAACGGCCAATTCACCTTGATCGACATCGGCCCGTGGATCGGCAAACCGGAAGCCTTCGCGGCGTGGCTGCGTCAATCGCTTCCCGCACCCGCCTCGGCGCCCGAGTTTCAAGCCTGTGGCCTTGGCGGCTGTATCCACTGA
- a CDS encoding TonB-dependent receptor — MPAPFRLTSYSLGFSALLSAGFSYAAPTTLPETSISAEAEADDPRVKETSTATRTATPVRYVPQAIDSIKTTNIADYGTYDLGTALSGIPNVSSGADTRFDSLRIRGFDASNDFYLDGIRDDSQYVRDLHNIERIEVLKGPAAVLYGRGSQGGIVNRVSKLPEFGRRSTIEAQGGSDDLRSLYADLSTDPTENISLRLNMGNMDQNSFRDGVSGNRQLFAPSMNWQLTPDLNWLVQYEYSRYNRTPDRGIPGVNGRPADVGRDTTYGNDHDFIDDKSQSLRSKLSYELSDNWQLRHTLGVFKLDSDFDNTYSTGYDPKTNKVLRQHWQQDLTTRNVFNNVELEGGFDTFGLEHRVLTGIEIGSQRRDPKLYNAATSGPGSSPVPALDLYNPNRDLRHTGRMQTFSDSHTEVESRAVYVQDQLRLNDQWQLLAGLRYDTFDIESTNKLKDISEDRDSHSTSPRVGIVWTPLPNHSFYASWTKTFSPVGGGLIGITPGATGNSNDLSPELTKQKEIGVKSDWLDDRLSTTLAIYELELYNRRTSDPLNPTITLLTGEQRSRGIELTGTGKLGGNWYVRGGVGVQDATVVKDNNGFEGKRVTNVAKHNGSLFLTWKPEMGWYAETGLTLVGERYADNLNTTVLPGYGRWDALAGFRQKDWDLRAALNNISDKNYYASSTSQYQIQPGEPRSLVVTGTYSF, encoded by the coding sequence ATGCCTGCCCCTTTTCGCCTTACTTCCTACAGCCTTGGCTTCTCTGCTCTGCTGTCTGCCGGTTTTTCCTACGCTGCTCCTACAACGCTGCCTGAAACGTCCATCAGTGCCGAAGCCGAAGCGGATGACCCACGGGTAAAAGAAACCAGCACTGCCACCCGCACAGCAACGCCGGTGCGCTATGTGCCTCAGGCGATCGATTCGATAAAAACCACCAACATCGCGGACTACGGCACTTACGACCTTGGCACTGCGCTAAGCGGCATCCCCAACGTCAGCAGCGGCGCCGACACGCGTTTCGACAGCCTGCGCATCCGTGGTTTCGACGCCAGCAACGACTTCTACCTCGACGGCATCCGTGACGACAGTCAATACGTGCGCGACCTGCACAACATCGAACGCATCGAAGTGCTCAAAGGCCCGGCCGCCGTGTTGTATGGCCGGGGCAGCCAGGGCGGGATCGTCAACCGAGTGAGCAAGCTACCGGAGTTCGGCCGCCGCTCGACTATTGAGGCCCAGGGCGGCAGCGACGATTTGCGCAGCCTGTATGCAGACTTGAGCACTGATCCAACCGAGAACATCAGCCTGCGCCTGAACATGGGCAACATGGATCAGAACAGTTTCCGCGATGGCGTGAGTGGCAATCGCCAACTGTTCGCGCCGTCCATGAACTGGCAACTGACGCCGGACCTGAACTGGCTGGTGCAGTACGAATACAGCCGTTACAACCGTACGCCGGATCGCGGCATCCCTGGGGTAAACGGACGCCCGGCGGATGTAGGGCGGGATACGACCTACGGCAACGATCACGATTTCATCGACGACAAGTCACAATCCCTACGCTCGAAACTCAGCTATGAACTCAGCGACAACTGGCAACTGCGCCACACCCTCGGTGTGTTCAAGCTCGACAGCGATTTCGATAACACCTACTCGACGGGTTACGACCCGAAGACCAACAAAGTCCTGCGCCAGCACTGGCAACAGGACCTGACCACCCGCAACGTCTTCAACAACGTTGAACTGGAGGGTGGCTTCGACACCTTCGGCCTTGAACATCGCGTGCTGACCGGTATCGAGATCGGCAGCCAGCGTCGCGATCCGAAGCTGTACAACGCCGCGACTTCCGGGCCGGGCAGTTCGCCGGTTCCGGCGCTGGACCTGTACAACCCGAACCGCGATCTACGCCACACCGGTCGCATGCAGACATTCAGCGACAGCCACACCGAAGTCGAAAGCCGTGCGGTGTACGTGCAGGATCAACTGCGCCTGAACGATCAGTGGCAACTGCTGGCCGGCTTGCGCTACGACACCTTCGACATCGAGTCGACCAACAAGCTGAAGGACATTTCCGAGGATCGTGACAGCCACAGCACCAGCCCTCGTGTAGGAATCGTCTGGACGCCGCTGCCGAATCATTCCTTCTACGCCTCTTGGACCAAGACGTTCTCGCCGGTGGGCGGTGGTTTGATCGGCATTACCCCGGGAGCGACCGGCAACAGCAACGACCTGAGCCCGGAACTGACCAAGCAGAAGGAAATCGGGGTGAAGAGCGACTGGCTCGACGATCGCCTGAGCACCACCCTGGCGATCTACGAACTGGAACTCTACAACCGCCGCACCAGCGATCCGCTCAACCCGACCATCACCCTGCTCACCGGCGAGCAACGCTCCCGTGGTATCGAGTTGACCGGTACCGGCAAACTTGGTGGCAACTGGTACGTGCGCGGTGGCGTGGGCGTGCAGGACGCTACCGTCGTGAAAGACAACAATGGTTTTGAAGGCAAACGCGTCACAAACGTGGCCAAGCACAACGGCAGCCTGTTCCTGACCTGGAAGCCGGAAATGGGCTGGTACGCCGAAACCGGTCTGACCCTGGTCGGCGAGCGTTACGCCGACAACCTCAACACCACGGTCCTGCCGGGGTATGGCCGCTGGGATGCCCTGGCCGGGTTCCGGCAGAAAGATTGGGATTTGCGCGCGGCGTTGAATAACATCAGCGACAAGAACTACTACGCGTCGTCCACCAGCCAGTATCAGATTCAGCCGGGTGAGCCGCGCAGCCTGGTTGTGACCGGAACCTACAGCTTCTAA
- the aguA gene encoding agmatine deiminase, with protein MTTLNSTPRADGFYMPAEWAPQTQTWMIWPERPDNWRLGGKPAQAAHVAVAKAIARFEPVTVAVSAGQYENARARLDVPNIRVVEMSSDDAWVRDTGPTFVINHSGEVRGVNWDFNSWGGFDGGLYSPWNRDSQVGGKILEIERSQRYRTEGFVLEGGSIHVDGEGTLITTEECLLNRNRNPHLNRADIEAVLSANLAVDKIIWLPDGLFNDETDGHVDNFCCYVRPGEVLLAWTDDPQDPNYPRCQAAMKVLESSTDAKGRPFTVHKMPIPGPLYATEEECAGVDPVDGTQERNPTVRLAGSYVNFLIVNGGIIAPSFDDPLDGPAKEILQSLFPQHEVVMVPGRELLLGGGNIHCLTQQQPAPHNE; from the coding sequence ATGACCACTTTAAACAGCACCCCGCGCGCCGACGGCTTCTACATGCCCGCCGAGTGGGCGCCACAAACCCAGACCTGGATGATCTGGCCCGAGCGTCCGGATAACTGGCGTCTGGGCGGCAAACCGGCGCAAGCCGCGCACGTCGCGGTGGCCAAGGCCATCGCCCGTTTTGAACCGGTGACCGTCGCGGTGTCCGCTGGCCAATACGAAAACGCCCGCGCCCGCCTCGATGTGCCGAATATTCGCGTGGTCGAGATGTCCAGCGACGACGCCTGGGTCCGCGACACCGGCCCGACCTTCGTGATCAATCACAGCGGCGAAGTCCGTGGCGTGAACTGGGACTTCAACTCTTGGGGTGGTTTCGACGGTGGTCTGTATTCGCCGTGGAATCGTGATTCGCAAGTCGGCGGCAAGATCCTCGAGATCGAGCGCAGCCAGCGTTACCGCACCGAGGGCTTCGTGCTTGAAGGCGGGTCGATTCACGTCGATGGCGAAGGCACGCTGATCACCACCGAAGAATGCCTGCTCAACCGCAATCGCAATCCGCACCTCAACCGTGCCGACATCGAAGCGGTGCTCAGCGCCAATCTGGCGGTGGATAAAATCATCTGGCTGCCGGACGGTTTGTTCAACGACGAAACCGACGGCCATGTGGATAACTTCTGCTGCTACGTGCGTCCGGGCGAAGTACTGCTGGCCTGGACCGATGACCCGCAGGACCCGAACTACCCGCGTTGCCAGGCGGCAATGAAAGTGCTGGAAAGCAGCACCGACGCCAAGGGTCGCCCGTTCACGGTGCACAAGATGCCGATTCCGGGGCCGCTGTATGCGACCGAAGAAGAATGCGCCGGTGTCGATCCGGTGGACGGGACTCAGGAGCGCAATCCTACGGTTCGCCTGGCGGGTTCCTACGTGAACTTCCTGATCGTCAACGGCGGCATCATCGCGCCGAGCTTCGACGATCCGCTGGATGGCCCGGCCAAAGAGATTTTGCAGAGCCTGTTCCCGCAGCACGAAGTGGTGATGGTGCCCGGCCGCGAACTGTTACTGGGCGGCGGTAACATCCACTGCCTTACCCAACAACAGCCCGCACCGCACAACGAATGA
- the aguB gene encoding N-carbamoylputrescine amidase produces MSRIVTVAATQMACSWDLEANIETAEKLVREAAAKGAQIILIQELFEAPYFCQKPNPDYLQLATTVEDNVAIKHFQKVARELQVVLPISFYELAGRARFNSIAIIDADGSNLGTYRKSHIPDGPGYHEKYYFNPGDTGFKVWNTRYAKIGVGICWDQWFPECARSMALLGAEILFYPTAIGSEPHDKTISSRDHWQRVQQGHAGANLMPLIASNRIGNEEQDGYDITFYGSSFIANQFGEKVQELDKTEEGVLVQSFDLDELEHIRSAWGSFRDRRPNLYNALKTLDGSLES; encoded by the coding sequence ATGAGCCGTATCGTTACCGTCGCCGCTACCCAGATGGCTTGTTCCTGGGACCTTGAAGCCAACATCGAGACCGCTGAGAAGCTGGTCCGTGAGGCCGCGGCCAAAGGTGCGCAGATCATCCTGATCCAGGAATTGTTCGAGGCCCCGTACTTCTGCCAGAAGCCGAACCCGGATTACCTGCAATTGGCCACGACCGTTGAAGACAACGTCGCGATCAAGCACTTCCAGAAAGTCGCCAGGGAACTGCAAGTGGTGCTGCCGATCAGCTTTTACGAACTGGCCGGCCGCGCGCGTTTCAATAGCATTGCGATCATCGATGCCGACGGCTCCAACCTCGGGACTTATCGGAAAAGCCACATCCCGGACGGCCCTGGCTACCACGAAAAGTATTACTTCAACCCGGGCGATACCGGTTTCAAAGTCTGGAACACCCGTTACGCGAAGATTGGCGTCGGCATTTGCTGGGATCAGTGGTTCCCGGAGTGCGCCCGCAGCATGGCGTTGCTCGGCGCGGAAATCCTGTTCTACCCGACTGCCATCGGCAGCGAGCCGCACGACAAGACTATTTCTTCCCGTGACCACTGGCAGCGCGTGCAACAAGGCCACGCCGGCGCCAACCTGATGCCGCTGATCGCCAGCAACCGCATCGGCAACGAAGAGCAGGACGGCTACGACATTACTTTCTACGGCTCGTCGTTTATCGCCAACCAGTTCGGCGAGAAGGTGCAGGAACTCGATAAGACCGAAGAAGGCGTACTGGTGCAAAGCTTCGACCTCGACGAACTGGAGCACATCCGCAGCGCGTGGGGCTCGTTCCGTGATCGGCGTCCGAACCTATACAATGCGCTCAAAACCCTCGACGGTTCCCTGGAGTCCTGA